The region TTATCAGTGTCTTGTTGTGTTGTCGCATACTGTGGCATCTTGGTGTCGCATGCCGTAGCATCTTGGTGTGGTGCTGCTGTGGCAGGTGCAACACTTTTCAGCTCAATGAGTGTTTGCATACGGTCAATTTGTTGCATTAACCGTTCTTCACGTTCTTGGTATCTTTTGACTTCATTTTCTAAATGGGCAATAAGTTTTTTTGTAGATTCATCACCTTCTTGCTTAGATGATTCAATTTTTTGAGATGTTTGCTCAGGTTCTCCAAAGCATCGTATGACCTCTGCTAGATCGAATTGTCCATCACTGGAGCGTGATAAACGTCCATTACGTACAGCTCTGTAAATGGTTGATCTATCCACATGAAATTTTTTAGATACTTCACTTAGTGATAACTTAGCCATTTACGGTGTCCTTTTTATTTGATGGCATGTATCCCACTTTTTTTAGATATGGGGATAGTTCTTTGATTTTTTCAGGGTCTTGTAGCATCTCAGCAATACGAACAGCAAATTGAGGATAGCTTTCTGTTCCTTGTGAATAGCGACCCATTTCAGGGAGTTCTGAAAGTTTATTTGCAAACATATGCCGTTGAGCATCGGTCATCTTTGAAGAAAGTTTCAAAGTATTCGGATCTCTTTCTATTGATGTGCTGTCCTTCTTTTTCTGTTTAAAGTTAAAAGAAAATCCTGAAATTGATCGACCTCTTTTGTGTTGTTCATACTTCACTGTGATATCTGTATGTTCGTTAATTTGTTTAATAGCGAGCTCAAGTACACTAGTTTTAAAGCGTTCCATACGCTTGTACTCAGTATCGAGTACGCCAATTCTTTGACGGAAATCACTTAGCTCTATAATTGGAGTAGAGCCCGTACTTCTCCAAGCAATTAATAACTCATATAAACGAACAGCATAAGCACTACTGAGATTACTAACTTGCTGCAATTCATATTTAGTAAAATGCTCTTCTAAGCGGGTAATTAATGGAACTATGGCAGGGGCAAAAATAAGCTTAACCACTGCTTCATTATCTACATATCCAATTTCACTAACCCAACGGGATCTATAGTTCTCAATATTCCCTCTTTCATTTATTTTTTGATAGCTGAATTGTCTTGCAAACAAATCATTACAGGCATCTTTTAATGCCTGATAAGCGGTATTGCGATGTACGCCAAATTGATTGATATAGCTTTCTGCATGGACAGTTAAGGGATCATTAGCATTAATCCCTTTCCCACTTTCTCTTGCCTCAACAATAGCTAATAAAATTAAACGTTGTTCTACTAAATCTAAGTTATAACTTGCATTAATTAAAGCATTGTCTTTTACAACTAATTCTCTCATGAAGCACCAGTATTATTTATTATGCTATGACACCTTAATTAATTTTAGTGCTATAAGCAAGGTAAACGGTGTCATATTGCAAGGTAAACGGTGTCATATTGCAAGGTAAACGGTGTCATATTGCAAGGTAAACGGTGTCATATGAAGTCTAGGAGCCTTCATTTACAAGGTTTTTAGCTTACCTAAAAGCATTTAAAAACTTTAAAATAATTAAAAGCCCAAGGAAGGAAAAATTGCCCTTGGTTTTCGCTTCGCTCAAACTCTATTGAACTTCGCTTCGCTCAAACTCTATTGAACTTCGCTTTCGCTCAGTTCGTTGGGGCAATTTTTTGGTTAATACTTGCGTGACTTTAAGAAAAAGCAAAAGCAACTCGGAATTCGCTTCGCTCATAAAACTTTTTTACTCGCTACGCTCGATCCAAGAGCAAATTTCTGCATGAAACTTACGCTTTCTTAGGCTAAAGAAGACAAAAAAATGTTTTTCAGAGGGTCTAGGCGCAAATTTTGATAGTTCGCTCGTAGACACTCGCTCTATGCATCTATCTAAAGTCAAAATACCTCTTTATTTCGCTCTCATTTGCGTTTTTTGAGCTGTTTTGTGTTTTTCACTATGAGATCTATGTTTTCTAGGTAAAGGCTCTTAAATCGCATTTGAACGCGTTCTATGAAGCTTTTCATAATTAAAGTTTTGGGTTGAAATTTTTAACCTGGATGAATGGACAAAAAATTGATTTTTTACGTTTTTTTAAACAAGGAAATAAATACTTTTTTCCATGCAAAACCAAGCACCGGCCCTACGTCACTTTAGCCAATTTTCCAACCCAAGATCCGGCACATGCCGGGATTTTTTTGTCACACACCACGCATCTAACGATGACACCCCTCAAAGCCTTACAGTATAAGGGTTTTAGTAATTTTTTAGTGCTCCAGAAACGTGTACAGAAAAATGGTCTTTTTTTAGAATAAGTGATTGAATTATCTATTTTTTATGCTGTGCTCATGGTTGTACATCAAAACAACACTTTTTTTATATAAGATATTGATAAATTTAAGAAAAAATATGTACTCATGATTGTACATAAAAAAAGCATTATATTTAAATAAGTTTTTGTTTTAAAATAAATTAATTCTGTACAAATAGGTTTGTACGTAATCTACTTATTATTTTTTATTTAATTAGTTGAATTATATATATTTAATTTTGTACAAAATCTAATTTTAATAAGAGGTGTAATTTATGGGCGAAAAAGTCAAAACTTATGCAGTCAGGTTAGATCCACAAGTAGCAGAATTCTACGATCAATTGGCTAATTCAGAAGGAATCAGAACCAGTAAATTATTCAGTAAAATTTTGACCAATGATTTTCAATCTATTGCTGTTAAACAGCAAGCCGATCGTATTGAGGATCTTGTGAATCGATTAGAAAAGCGAATAGATGATTTTGAGGAAGATAATAATTTTTCTGAAAAATACTATGAAGATTTTAGTAGTACTTACATGATGCTTTTATGGCTGTTAATGAAAAATGGTGCTTCTAAAGATGAAATTAGAAGTATGCAAGCTAAGGCCGCTAATTATGCGGAACAAAACTTTTCTAAGGAATCTTAATTTTGGACAATATTATTCAAATTTCAAAACCATGTACGCTTTGTGGAAATGGACAGAATGTACAGCTTTTTGCAGACTTAATGCTTTGTAGAAGTTGTCAGGAAAATATTAAGCTCACTAATCCAGGCATGTTTGCGGCCAATGATGAGATTGAACAAAAAGCCTAGGATTAACCTGGTGTTATTCCTAAGTAGAAATGTCCTACCTAATAACCAAATAGAAATGTCCTATATGGACAATTCCAAGTCAAGCACAGGATTTAGATTTCGTTCTTTGATTGCTATTTTCTGTGCACGTCTGCTTGGCATCTTTTGAGAACGATTGCGTTTGTTTTGTTGTTCCAGTTCTTCATGCTGTTGTTGGATATGATTCAGAACAGCACCCAACCGTTTATTCTCAACAATCTCTCGCTGATTCAGCTGACTTAATTTATCGAAGAGGCTGTAATTGATCTTTCGGCCATCATGCATGAGGGCTACAGTACCATCCGGGTATTCCAGGAACTCAAGATACTTACCGATCAACCTTTGATTTTCTTCGGTGTTTTCCAGGAGATATACGCATTTATCATAAGTAATCGTCAGGCTATTCGTGACTCTGCGGGGTTCACGCCAAGTAAAAATATCATCTAATTCTTCGGCTGTTTCAGTGATAGGCCGATGTAGATCCTTAGGATTAAAAGCCATCTTGGCGAACTTCTGATTGAACTGCTCAATGAAGCAGGGTAGCCAGGCATTAGCTTGCTCAATCGAGCTGATACCTTCCAGACGCATCTCCTTGATCAGACGGTCCTGAAGGGTTCTGTTGGCACGTTCCACACGGCCTTTGGCCTGTGGTGAATTGGCGAAGATGATATCGATATTCAGGGTACTGAGTACGCGTCCAAACTGGGTAATCTTGGTGTCTTTCTTGCTGCTTTGATTCACCCTGAAGACTGAATGTTTGTCGCTGTAAAATGCCAACGGCTTACCATGCTGCTCAACATACAAGCGTGTTGAAATCATATAATCAAAGGCTGATTCTGATTCACAGAAGCGTAAATGCTGCAATTTTCC is a window of Acinetobacter sp. WCHA45 DNA encoding:
- a CDS encoding ISNCY family transposase encodes the protein MSDKELKRLSVLQEICDQRITQSQAAQLLHISERQIRRLLQKYKAQGPAALAHAGRGQISNSKLPEELRLKCLNIVSDQLHGFGPTLAHEKLTTVHGFDLSVETLRSWMIAADLWIPRSKRLKRPYQPRYNRDCFGELIQIDGSYHDWFEGRAAKCCLLVFIDDATGKLQHLRFCESESAFDYMISTRLYVEQHGKPLAFYSDKHSVFRVNQSSKKDTKITQFGRVLSTLNIDIIFANSPQAKGRVERANRTLQDRLIKEMRLEGISSIEQANAWLPCFIEQFNQKFAKMAFNPKDLHRPITETAEELDDIFTWREPRRVTNSLTITYDKCVYLLENTEENQRLIGKYLEFLEYPDGTVALMHDGRKINYSLFDKLSQLNQREIVENKRLGAVLNHIQQQHEELEQQNKRNRSQKMPSRRAQKIAIKERNLNPVLDLELSI
- a CDS encoding plasmid replication DNA-binding protein → MAKLSLSEVSKKFHVDRSTIYRAVRNGRLSRSSDGQFDLAEVIRCFGEPEQTSQKIESSKQEGDESTKKLIAHLENEVKRYQEREERLMQQIDRMQTLIELKSVAPATAAPHQDATACDTKMPQYATTQQDTDNKKNNELNIAENVAVPQQETTAYHTQTLQHATLQSVAVPQHKKRGLFGRVLNAVFDND
- the repM gene encoding replication initiation protein RepM, encoding MRELVVKDNALINASYNLDLVEQRLILLAIVEARESGKGINANDPLTVHAESYINQFGVHRNTAYQALKDACNDLFARQFSYQKINERGNIENYRSRWVSEIGYVDNEAVVKLIFAPAIVPLITRLEEHFTKYELQQVSNLSSAYAVRLYELLIAWRSTGSTPIIELSDFRQRIGVLDTEYKRMERFKTSVLELAIKQINEHTDITVKYEQHKRGRSISGFSFNFKQKKKDSTSIERDPNTLKLSSKMTDAQRHMFANKLSELPEMGRYSQGTESYPQFAVRIAEMLQDPEKIKELSPYLKKVGYMPSNKKDTVNG